In Halobacteroides halobius DSM 5150, the genomic window TAATCTGTGGTGTATACTCCTCTTGTTTATAATCACCAAATTTTCTTGCTGTTATAAAAGAAAGAAGCATAAATAACAATCCCAGCATGATTTTAAATCCTTCTGCAACTAATCCTAAAGTGGGGGCTAATATATAACCACCTATTAATCCTAATATCGGCACTAGATAAACTACTACTGCTGCACTTGATATATTGCTTCCTTTCATTTCTAAGGTTACCATATCTCCAGCTTTAGCTTCTATGTCATTAGTAACAGTTAGTGTTAAATCATCCGCATTACTACACTCCCCACACTTATCACAAGACGAATGCTTAGTCACCCTAACTGTAGCAGTTTGGCCTTTAACGTCTATCACTTGGGCAAAACGTTTCATTTTCTCACCTTCCTATTTGGTAAATTTATTAATAACTTCCATTAATTCATTAATAATTTCTTCTCCTTGATCATTAGCAACAGCTTGTTTAACACAACCATGAGTATGTTTTTCTAAAATCTTCATTCCTACCTTATTTAATGCTCCTTTAACCGCAGCTATCTGAGTTAATACATCAACACAGTATTTTTCATCTTCAATCATATTTTGTAACCCACGTACTTGTCCTTCAATTCTACTTAATCTGTTTAATAAATTTATTTTTTCTGATTTATAAGAAGCCATTCTATCCCTCCATTAATAAAATAATACTTCTCTATATATTATACAACAAATTAACCAAAATTAAAAAGACCACTTCAATTAAATAATAGAAGTGGTCTTAAAATTCTAACTAACCTCATAGCCAGTAGCTCTTACTTCAGTTTTAAGATCCTTTAGTTTAGTCTTTTGCTTATCAAACTTAACATTTACTTGGCCCTGTCTTTCTTGTTTTAAATTAAATTTTGCCTGACTAACTCCTTCTAACTTATTTAAAGCTGACTCAATCGAACTTTTAGCTTG contains:
- a CDS encoding SoxR reducing system RseC family protein; the encoded protein is MKRFAQVIDVKGQTATVRVTKHSSCDKCGECSNADDLTLTVTNDIEAKAGDMVTLEMKGSNISSAAVVVYLVPILGLIGGYILAPTLGLVAEGFKIMLGLLFMLLSFITARKFGDYKQEEYTPQITEVV
- a CDS encoding metal-sensitive transcriptional regulator, whose protein sequence is MASYKSEKINLLNRLSRIEGQVRGLQNMIEDEKYCVDVLTQIAAVKGALNKVGMKILEKHTHGCVKQAVANDQGEEIINELMEVINKFTK
- a CDS encoding heavy-metal-associated domain-containing protein, producing the protein METANFKVKGITSPQAKSSIESALNKLEGVSQAKFNLKQERQGQVNVKFDKQKTKLKDLKTEVRATGYEVS